In the genome of Thermodesulfobacteriota bacterium, the window CGAGCCTCGCCTTCAATTGCTTGAGGAGCGCCTCGCTTTCCTTCTGCGGCATCTGTAAGCCCTCGATGACCGTGACGGACTTCCCGCCCCTGCCTCTCCGGTCAATCCGGACAGTAACCTTCTGCTGCGCGGGACGCAAGTCTGCCTGGAGATTCTTTTCAACGGGCTTTTCCTTCCGGGGGATCGCCTGTTCTGTGGAATACACTAACTTCGATTTTTCGTCGGGCATAGTTTAATTTTAGTACGCGTGGGGTATTTATACTCCCCCTT includes:
- a CDS encoding translation initiation factor, producing the protein MYSTEQAIPRKEKPVEKNLQADLRPAQQKVTVRIDRRGRGGKSVTVIEGLQMPQKESEALLKQLKARLGTGGTVKDASLEIQGDHRDAIIIVLEKMGYRPKRSGG